The uncultured Methanolobus sp. sequence GCAAGTTCGTGTGCCAGGACACCTTCGAGTTCCTCGGCGCTTAAAAGGTTCAGTATCCCGGTTGTTGCAGCTACTGCTGCGTGCTGGGGGTCCCTGCCTGTTGCAAATGCATTTGGCATGGAGGTGTTCACAATATATACCTTTGGCATTGGTAAACCTGCACGCATGGCAAGTTTCTGTACAATTTCATATAATTGTGGTGCTTCGGCTGCAGTGACTTCCTGAGCACGGTACATTTTCAGGACAATCTTATCACTATACCAGTAGCTTCCAAAGTTCATAATGACCGCGAATACGAATGCGATCATCTTGACATAATAGGAATGTTTTTAAAACATATTGACGTTTCAATATTGTGGTAAAATGAGTGAAAAACAGACCAAAAACAACGACATTTATAATGATGAGATTATTAAAAAAATGCTCAATCGTCCGGGTTTCGTTGAGATGATTGAAACTGCTGCCTTCAAGAAATGGTTCAAAAAGATATTCAAAAAAAGTTCCAGTACAAAGAAAAATTACTATGAAAGTATGCTCAGGTATTGTAATTTCACCGGCCTGAACCCTGATGAATTGATTGAGCAGATGGATGAAGATGTCAGAAATGGTGTATTACCACGTGATTACCGGATAGAAGACTATATTCTTGATTATCAGGCACATTTAGACGAGCAGGATTATGCTGTCAATACAAAAATCAATTACTTCTCAGGCATTCCAAGCTTCTACAAATCCCATAGATATACCATTCCTGAAGTGACATGGGAGAAACGACAAGTCACCGAAGAGAACTTCCCAATCCCAACGCTGGAAGATGTCAGGAAAGTATTACAGGTCTGTGTCACACGTGACAAGGCTATCATAATTGCCGGAATCAGTTCAGGTCTTTCTGGAGATGACTTGCTCAGAATCCGTGTGAAACAATTCTGGGACGGTTACAACCCATACACGGAAATCTGCACGCTGCAACTGAAAAGAGGAAAGACTGACCAGTATTTCACAACCTGCTTCTCACCTGAAGCCTGCCGTCTTATCATCCAGTACCTGCATGAAAGGGATGTCATTCCACATACTACACATCAAAACGTAATCAGACAGCGTCTTAAGCAGAAAGTGACTGACGACTCTTACTTATTCATCAAAAAGAAAATAAGTGACAAGTACCTCGTCACTGGAAACGAAGAGCTGCGAAAATTCGAAGTCAACGGACTATGGAAAGCTTACAGGGACGTGAACTCAAAAGCCGGGACAAGTACGACAGCTAACGTTTTCAATCTTGTCAGAACTCACAACATGAGAAAACTGTTCAAAAATCTGATACCGATTGAATACAATCAGGATGTTGTTGAGCACATGATGGGACATTCATTAGGCAGGACCAAGGACGCATACTATAGAGACAACCCGGAAAAAATCACTGAGTTCTTCATGCAAGTATATGTATATTTGACAGTTCAGGAAGAGCTTAATGTCGCAGCGTCACCCGAATTCAAAGCCATAGAAGAGAAAAACAAGGAATTACAAGCATACAAAGCCCAAGCCGAACAGCAGCAGAAGACATATGTGAACGTGGTGTCACTTGTGGCCGACCTACAGGCCGAAATCGATGAACTCAAAGCACAGGCCGTCGCACGCTCCACAACACCACCAATTCCGGCACACATGGAACTTCAGCCCGACAATAAGGAAAGTCTTGAAAAGGATATCAAGGACTTAGAATGGCATCTAAAGCAGTATCCAAGTGAGGAAGGAAACACAATGCTTACAAAATTGCGTGAGAAGTTGTCATCCGAAGAGTGACCCCCACTCTTCCTTTTTTCCTTCTTTTTTTCCAACACTCAAAACTCTTTTTTCACTCCCATAAAACCACCGAAATGATGAGGGCAGTATCAAAAAGATATCATATGAACGAAGGGCTTTCGGTCGCCGCACACCTTCTTAATTTTCTTTGCGAAATACCCCAATTTCACTAAATTATAGTATTCAAAATTATAATTTTAATTTCACTACCTTATTTTTTATATTTCACTCAATATCCGTATACCTGATGACTTTTAAAATTATATTGCGACGAAAAACATTTATATTAGCAAAGCAAATTCGTGCCTCTTGCTTGCGAAA is a genomic window containing:
- a CDS encoding tyrosine-type recombinase/integrase produces the protein MSEKQTKNNDIYNDEIIKKMLNRPGFVEMIETAAFKKWFKKIFKKSSSTKKNYYESMLRYCNFTGLNPDELIEQMDEDVRNGVLPRDYRIEDYILDYQAHLDEQDYAVNTKINYFSGIPSFYKSHRYTIPEVTWEKRQVTEENFPIPTLEDVRKVLQVCVTRDKAIIIAGISSGLSGDDLLRIRVKQFWDGYNPYTEICTLQLKRGKTDQYFTTCFSPEACRLIIQYLHERDVIPHTTHQNVIRQRLKQKVTDDSYLFIKKKISDKYLVTGNEELRKFEVNGLWKAYRDVNSKAGTSTTANVFNLVRTHNMRKLFKNLIPIEYNQDVVEHMMGHSLGRTKDAYYRDNPEKITEFFMQVYVYLTVQEELNVAASPEFKAIEEKNKELQAYKAQAEQQQKTYVNVVSLVADLQAEIDELKAQAVARSTTPPIPAHMELQPDNKESLEKDIKDLEWHLKQYPSEEGNTMLTKLREKLSSEE